A stretch of DNA from Cannabis sativa cultivar Pink pepper isolate KNU-18-1 chromosome X, ASM2916894v1, whole genome shotgun sequence:
AGAAACAGTACCTTCATAAGCAGGATTCGCCTTGAGAAAAGCTGCTACTTCGTTCTTAGTTCTCACTTTCTTACCCAAGGGAGTAATGTAGTAAACATCGATTTTGGAGTAGTCTCTTCTAAGCACTAAACTTCTCCTGAAACCAGTTGGTGTTTTTGGAAGGTTAGGTTTGTCAATAACCCATGTTCTTGTGGCATCATACTCTATATCAGCAGGGTCATCACAAGTAACTTGGGGTTTTCTGCTGCAAATGAATGGTTCCTCTTCGATTTTGCTTCTGATTTCTTCAAACTCTTCTTGTGAGCTAACCACTCTCCATTTCCGGCAATTGTCACATTGCGCAGCATATACACTTACCGAGCTTTGAAATGCCGGCCGTGATCTCTTCTAATCAGAATTATCAAATTGAGAAGTGAGTTTCAGAATCATCATGtcaaacaacaaaaacaatttCATGACTAACTCAAACGAGACAACCATAGACACAAAAGCAGATGCATCTAACCTTAAAACAACCTATTCTCCTCAACTCCATGGAATTTTGAGTTGGGGTGTTTATTTTTGATTGTATATTGCTCTGATTCAATTGATTACAGTTAGAGCAAtacacaattaaaaataaacacatgtactgtgttgtcaacacacAATTGATGTACACACATGAAATCGGTTTGAGCAATATCCTATCAAACATAAACACATGAACAATATTGCTGCTCGAAATGGCAACAAGAGGAGtgtttgatttaattttttggcAAGAATATGACTAGATTCAACCCAAATCTTTATTTACTCACTAACAACACCaaagacaaaaaagaaaaaagggaaaaaacaaCACCAAATCTTTATTTCCTCATTAACATCATTCAACCCTATCAAACCTTTGATGTGTTTTCATAGCTATAATGTACAGTAAGATTAGTTTGTCTTAAGAATCATATATTAACAATCCACACAACCAAAGACATCAATTCATGATAAGGGCCAAAAGGGTATCAATACAATATTTCAAAGCGATGTCATCTGCAATTAATAAGAACCcaatgaaaaataaacaaaatttcaGTAATCAATCTTTCTAAAGAGCCcgaatgaaaaaagaaaacaatgaaAAGAGTTTTTCCAAATCGTATGAAGCAGTTGCAAATCTGAAGAAAACTACTTTATCAGAAAGAAAATTGAAATGGGAAAGTGGGAAAAAAAAGtgagaaatggaaccagatctAACTATGTTTTGTTCGTACCTTTGAGGATGTTTTAGGGGTATCTTGTACATCCATGGCCTGTGTTTGTTTCGTTATGTTCTGATACGGCTTCTcagagaaagagaagagagacagagagagagaacaTTAGGAAATAACGTATGATAACCAAACCTATATATAGTCAAAATTTGGAGCTTACACGCGTAAACAAAGTATgagtttctatttttattttatttcatttatataatgaaaaaaaaaatatgtacttATCAAATAATCCTATTAGAAAGTTGATACtgtcaattttataatttatgatttggtattatttatttattattattattatttttttttttaaaaaaaagaaagaacagCTCATTAGAATTTTTACCCTCTAAACTTTAACATACTTTAATATGTAGTAAattatttctcttttttgagtattaaaaattctcactgaactattgagattgttagatttgaggatttttcttaattttattcaatttaactATTTTACTGATTGTTTATGTATAAATCATGCTCCttatactttgatatctaccaaatcatgttttTCGAACGTACTAAATCATacccccctgaactttcatccatgttagattttttttactaaaattagacaaaagtccttaaatccaacaatctcaatagttcagggacatttttaacgatcttaaaagttcaatagacatgatttaatacatatcaaaattcaagggtaaaaatcctaattagccaacATATAATTTAGTTCTTCAtgcttttttttctttgtttattttaaaaactttgaTGTTTTTTAACAaatctttttattaaattagctttaaaaaatgttaaatttgatattttgctttctttctttctttcttttttaaacaAATGGGAATTAACTAAATATTAATG
This window harbors:
- the LOC115702987 gene encoding methyl-CpG-binding domain-containing protein 4 isoform X1: MDVQDTPKTSSKKRSRPAFQSSVSVYAAQCDNCRKWRVVSSQEEFEEIRSKIEEEPFICSRKPQVTCDDPADIEYDATRTWVIDKPNLPKTPTGFRRSLVLRRDYSKIDVYYITPLGKKVRTKNEVAAFLKANPAYEGTVSPEEFSFTIPKIMEDTIPDDILLKKSSESGSNKKKLKTMRTEGQE
- the LOC115702987 gene encoding methyl-CpG-binding domain-containing protein 4 isoform X2, producing the protein MDVQDTPKTSSKRSRPAFQSSVSVYAAQCDNCRKWRVVSSQEEFEEIRSKIEEEPFICSRKPQVTCDDPADIEYDATRTWVIDKPNLPKTPTGFRRSLVLRRDYSKIDVYYITPLGKKVRTKNEVAAFLKANPAYEGTVSPEEFSFTIPKIMEDTIPDDILLKKSSESGSNKKKLKTMRTEGQE